In Oceanivirga salmonicida, the DNA window TCCATCATTAAATAATGAAAAATCATCAGAATATCCTGCTTGTAATTTATGTATACCCCCTAACTCAATAGAATTTGCCCATATATGTATATTCTTATTTTTTAATTTATTAATATATTCATTTGAAATAATTTTATCACTTGAATTTTTAAACAATAATTCAACTGCAACTAAATTTATTTTTTCATCAATTACCTTATCAATATCTTTATAATCATCTAATATTGGCATATACATTAACTTGATATCACTATTTTTTAAAAATGAAATATATTCATCATTAGGTGGTGATTTAACTATAACTTCATCTTCCATATTTAATTTTTTTACTAATTTAAAAACTTCATCAAAATTATCCCAAGCTCTATCTAAATTAATTAATCCTTTACCTTTTGAAAATTTTAAAATATCTTCAATTTTATCTACTTTTTTACC includes these proteins:
- a CDS encoding glycerophosphodiester phosphodiesterase family protein → MRKKLDELIKKKTFLIVSHRGLYGANIIDNTLESVELAFRTGADIVEIDVIKSTDNILYAFHSNEEFKRFNKNIKLSEMSSKEIENLEYLNVLGNKTGKKVDKIEDILKFSKGKGLINLDRAWDNFDEVFKLVKKLNMEDEVIVKSPPNDEYISFLKNSDIKLMYMPILDDYKDIDKVIDEKINLVAVELLFKNSSDKIISNEYINKLKNKNIHIWANSIELGGIHKLQAGYSDDFSLFNDGKGWEWLYERGFNIIQTDWPFLLYEFRNNKINGGKIK